A stretch of DNA from Fibrobacter sp. UWEL:
TTCGAGGTTGATTCGGTTTATCTGAACCGTACCTTTACGACTGATGCTTATTCCACCATTATGTTGCCTTTTGATATTGCTGCAAGTAAAATTGCAGGTACCGTTGCTGAGTTCACTAGTGTCAACGCTGAATATACCGTGGTGACTGGAACTACTGTAAGTAGCATTACGGCGTACAAACCCTATTTGCTGACTGCAAATTCGGCTGCAATCGAAATAGTTGGACCTGTGACTATTAAGGCTTCTACTTCTGTAAATACAGAAAGTACGTATGAAAACTGGAAGTTCGTTGGAACACTCGCCAAGAAACGTTGGCAGAATGTTTGCACCGCAGCCGGTAGTGTTTGCGAAAATGCTGCTGAAATCGGTAAGGTATACGGTTTCTCAGGCACTGCAGTTAGTGGTATTGATGTCGGTAATTTCGTAAAGGTGGGTAACAAGGTCTCCATTCGCCCCATGCGCGCTTATCTCATGTATGAAGCTCCCGCTGCTCAGGGCAAGCCTGCTGCACCGGGAATGGCTATGGCTGCTGCTGTAGAATCTGTGCCCACAGTTATTCTTCCGGATACCATGAAGGTTATCATTGTGGACCCCGTGACTGAAGATCCTGAAGAAGACGTTCCCACCGAAGGTCCTCTGGCTTTGGATCCCATCAAGGCTCCTGCTGCTGCTTTCAAGGCTGACCGCTGGTATGATATTACTGGTCGTAACCTGAATAAGCCTAAGGCTCAGGGTGCTTACATCAACAACCGTACGACCGTCATTGCAAAGTAAGGGGGCTGAGATGAACATGGAAAAAGAAATCGAAAAGAAAGCATATTCTGCTCCCCAGATGAAGATTGTAGAACTGCAGGCTTCCATCAACCTCCTTCAGGATTCCGGCTTTGGCATCATGTTGCAGAATGATTCTGAAGACGGTGAAGATTACGAACTCAACTAAAACTTTTTTATTTTTGATTCGTAATTAAAGAGGTTCCCTATGGACAAGATCTATCGTTCTGGTATTGGTTTTGATGTGCACAAGCTGGTGGAAGGCCGCAAGTGCATTATCGGTGGTGTGGATATTCCTTACGAAAAGGGCCTGCTGGGTCATAGCGATGCGGACGTGTTGCTTCATGCCATTAGTGATGCTCTGCTGGGCGCTGCTGGCTTGGGCGACATCGGCACCTACTTCCCGGATACGGATCCCGCATTTAAGGGTGCTGACAGTTTGGAACTCCTGCGCAAGGTGGGGGAGGAAATTGCAAAGGCTGGTTATGACATCATTAACATTGATGCTATTGTCATGTGCGAACGCCCCAAGGTGAACCCCCACAAGGACCAGATGAAGGCTAACATCGCCCGCGTGCTGAGACTTGACGTAAAGCAAA
This window harbors:
- the ispF gene encoding 2-C-methyl-D-erythritol 2,4-cyclodiphosphate synthase encodes the protein MDKIYRSGIGFDVHKLVEGRKCIIGGVDIPYEKGLLGHSDADVLLHAISDALLGAAGLGDIGTYFPDTDPAFKGADSLELLRKVGEEIAKAGYDIINIDAIVMCERPKVNPHKDQMKANIARVLRLDVKQIGIKGTTTEKLGFTGRGEGIASQAVAMVRSK